Below is a genomic region from Thermococcus sp..
AAATCGCCGAGATACTCAGAACGGTTGATGAGGCCATCGAGAAGACCGACGAGGCAATAGAGCGGACGGAGCGCCTAAAGAAGGGCCTGATGCAGAGGCTCTTGACCAGGGGTATCAAGCACGAGCGGTTCAAGAAGACCGAGCTGGGCGAGATTCCAGAGGAGTGGCAAGTGGTAAGGCTTGAGGAAGTAGCTGAAAGAAGAAATGAAACAGTAAAACCGGATAGTATAGAAGAAGTTCCTTTTGTTGGTCTAGAGCACATTGAACCAGGAAGAATTAAACTGTCTCAATGGGGAAGCTCAAGAAATGTTAAAAGTTTAAAGTCAAAATTTCATTGTGGAGACATTCTTTATGGTAAACTGAGGCCCTATCTAGATAAGGCAGTCATTGCAGAGTTTAATGGTATTTGCTCAACTGATATTATTGTGATAAGAACAAAGAGTAGCAAAACTATACCCGAATATCTAATTTGGATCATACATTCTAAAAGGTTCATTGAATACGCTAAAAAGACCATGAAGGGCGTTAATCACCCAAGAACTTCTTGGAACTCAATTAAACAATTTCAACTCCCCCTCCCACCCCTTGAGGAGCAAAAACAAATCGCCGAAATCCTCTCGACCGTTGATAAGAAGCTCGAACTCCTGAGGCAGAGAAGGGAGAAGCTTGAGCGCGTTAAGCGCGGGCTGATGAAAGATTTACTGACGGGAAGGAGGAGGGTAAAACATTACGGTGACCAAAAAATTTAAATATACTACATGGAAAGGTTATATCAGTCCCGGTGGGTTTCCTCCTCTTGATGACAAAAGGCATGCTGCCCCCAGCAATAGTTACAGCATTGGTGGAGGTGACAGACATGGTTTTCAAAGTTACAGAGAACGTCCCGAAAGTGGGGGCGGCCCTCCTCCGGGTTGTGGGGGCGTAGGGACCAATGCTTTCGAGGGGGAAACCCAGGGCTACAGCCCGGGAGGGCTGTCCCTAGGAGGGCGTGGTGATAGGGGTTCGAATCCCCCCGCCCCCACGAAAAAGTTTTAGGGGAAAAATTTATTTTTCAGGACCCCCATTCAGTTAATTTTAAGCTCAATAAATTCAATGATTTCTCAACCTCTTCTATAATACGTTGTCTGGTCTGCACAATCAAATGCCTAAACCCCTCCAAAACCTTAAATTTCTCAAGAATAAAATTCCTTACGGTGAGATGAATATAGACTACAAAAAGCTAAGGGGCGTATACTATGAGTTCCTTTGATATTGAACATCATCCTGCACTTAAGCCTTTGTGGGACTTTGTGCAAAATATTGAAGAAGTTGTCTCTTCATCAGATATTGGTATAAGTTCCTCATCTACACTTAAAATAATGAGTCAGTTTGAGATACTTAAGGAAATTGTTGAACTCGAACTAAAGGGTGAGCCAGGGGGTCAAGTAAATACTGAAATTCTAAACGAGATAGAGATTATTAAGGGGAGACTTGAGGCTATCCTTTCCATAGCTGAGGATAAGCATGATCTCCACTTAAAAGCCATTGAATGTGAGCACCTGAGAGAGCTTCTAAGATTTACAATAGTGCTTATAATAATGTTAGCGGGCCTAATTGGTGGTATTAAATTGATCTTTGGGTGATCCCATGCCTGCTCAAACCCCCGAATACCTCCAGTGCGAGAAGCCCATCCTCGAGCGGTTAAAGGAAAAAGGCTGGACTTACAGGAGGGGCATTGAGGTCCTCGAAGATGAAAACGAGCCCCTTCTAATCTCAAGGTTAAAGAATGCGATAGTGAGGATAAACGGAGTTAGCGAGAGGGAAGCGGAGGAGGCAATCAACCTCCTTAAAGCTACTCCTTTCGGCGTTGAAGGTTCCCGCAGGGTTCTCGACTACCTTAAGAACGGTGTTCCCGTGAAGGATGAGGAAACCGCTCAACCGAAAAGGCTGATGCTCATTGATTATGAAAACCTCGGAAACAATGAGTTCCTCGTTGCCAATCAGGTCGGCTATCCGTTTAAGACCAAGATACCCGACATAGTTCTCTATGTTAACGGCATCCCGCTGGTCATAATCGAGTGCAAAAAGCTCAACGTGAGCTGGAAAAAAGCATACGAGCAGATTAAAAGCTATGAGAAGGAGATGCCCGAGCTCTTCAAGTACGTACAGATCGGCGTTGCGGTTGGGGATAAACCCGTCTATTTCCCAATAGTGCCGTGGCTCAGCAGTGTTCCAATCTATGAATGGAAAGGGAAAAGCTTTGATGATCTGGACAACCTGGTTGAGCTTTTAAAACCTGAGACCATCCTTGACGTCCTCCGTTACTTCACATTCTACCGCGAGAGCGGTGGAGCTTTTACAAAGGTTCTGCCGAGGTATATGCAGTACCGAGCGGTTAGAGAGATCGTGAATATTGCCGTCGGTTACGCGAGGGGCGAGACGGAAAGAAACAGGGGTTTAATCTGGCACTGGCAGGGAAGTGGAAAAACCTTGACCATGATATTCTCCGCATATAAAATCAAGCGCCTGCTCGGCAACCCCACGATTTTCTTCGTCGTTGACAGGAAAGAACTTGAGAGACAGCTGAGCAATGAACTCAAAGCCGTGGGGCTGAGCTTTGAAGTCATAGATTCAATCGAGAAGCTCAGGGAAGTCCTAACTCACGCCGATGGAAAGAGAGGAATATTCATAACGCTCATCCATAAGTTCCGCGCCGAGGATCTCAATGAGGTGATGGAGAACCTTAGGAGGAAAAGCAGGAGAAGAAAGACGATAATGAACCGTAAGGACGTCGTGGTTCTCATAGACGAAGGCCACAGAACCCAGTATGGCGAGCTTGCTTCGACTATGCGCTCGATACTCAAAAGCGCGTCTTTCTTTGCCTTTACAGGAACTCCAATAGCAAAGAAAGGGCGTGACACCTACGCCACCTTCGGCTATAAGGACAGGCCCTACCTCGACAGGTACTTCATAACGCAGTCCATAGAGGACGGCTTTACCGTGAAGATAGCCTACCAGGCGAGGCTTGAGGAGGACGTTCACCTAAAGAGGGAGCTCCTTGAAGCATTTCTCTCATCGAAGCTGGAGGAAATCCCGGAGGAGTACCGCGGAAGGGTAGAGGAGAAGCTCAAGAAGAGGCTCAACGCGATAAAGGTGTTCCTGAAAAACCCGAAGAGGATCGAAACCATAGCCCGGGACATAGCAGAGCACTATAAGGGGAGCGTGGAGCCGTTTAAAGCAATGGTGGTAGCGGTTGACAGGGAGTCCTGCGTCTTATACAAGCGCGCTCTCGACAAGTATCTGCCAACGGAGTACACAGAGGTCGTGATGACGTTCAACCGGGACGACAGTGATGTTATTAAGGAGTATCAAAAAGAGCTTGAAGAGCGTTTCCCCGGAAAAGACATGGCTGAAATCCGCGAGAGAATTCGCAAGGATTTCAGGAACAAAAGCTTTCCAAAAATCCTGATCGTTACAGATATGCTCCTCACGGGTTTTGACGCCCCCATCCTTCAAACCATGTATCTGGACAAGCCACTCAAGGAGCATAGGCTCCTTCAGGCAATAGCGAGGACCAACAGGCCCTTCATCAAGAACGGCGAGAACGTCAAACCCTTTGGCCTTATTGTAGATTACGTGGGCATATTCAAGGAATTAAAGAGAGCGCTGGAAATCTACGACGAGGCTGACATCGAAGGAGCAACATACAGCGTCGAAGAGATAAAGAAAGAGCTCAGGAAAAAGATCTCCAAGGCCATGGGATACTTTGATTACCTCGAGCCGAGAAGAGATAGAGAGACGATAATGAACGCGGTTGAGACACTGTTTAGAAACAACAAGGGCGAGGAGTTCGGGAGGCTGTACAGGGAGATAAGGAACTACTACAAGCTCCTCAGGGAGGACAGGGACGAGTTCAGAGAGGCCTTCAAATGGCTCACGGAGGTTTATTATGCATACAGGGCTAAGGTTGATGGTGTTCCGCCGGAAGTTGAACTCAAAGCCGACGAATTCTTCAGGGAGGCCCTTAGGTTCATACACAAGACGGTGGACATAGGGAAGATAAAGGCCGACTTTCCAATAATCGAACTTGACGAAGAGTTCCTCAAGAAAGTAATGAGGGAAAGGGATAAGCGGAAGGCATTTACTAACCTCCTATTCTCGGTCAGACACTACGTAAACACTCACAAGGGACCTTTAACGGAGGACTTGGTTGAGCAGGTAGAGAGGATAATTGAAGCCTGGAGACACAAGAAGGAAGAAATCGAGAAGCTCTACGGTGAGCTCCTTGGAATAGCCGGGGAAATAGAAAAGCGCTCGTGGGAGCAGAAAAAGCTCGGTTTGAACGAGCTCGAATACGCCCTCCTGATGGTGCTCAAGAAGCACGTAAAGACCAATACCAACGAGTTGATCAAAGGGGTCAGAAAGTTGCTCAAGGAGACTGAAGGGCTTAGGTTCTCCCGTTGGAGGGAGAAAACCGAGATCGTCAGCGAAGTCTCGCGGAAAATTATGCTCTTCATTGTAAGGGAATATAAGGAGGAATGCGATGACATCATCAAGACGCGCAACGAGCTCCTAGAGGTGCTCAAACGGTGGGGATAAAGTACCGCGTAATTCGGAGGAACGTTAAGTATCCCCGCATCGAGATAAGCCCCCTTGGGGATGTTAAGGTAATAGTCCCGCCAAATGTGAATCCCGAAGATCTTGTGGGGAGAAAGAAAGGATGGATAGAGAAGAAGCTAAGGGAAATCGAAGAAGCCAGAATGAAGTTTCTTCCGCTTTCCAATAAGCTCCTACTTGACGGTGAATTCTACGAACTCATTGAGTCAGAGGAGTTCGGGGTTAATCCAAAGTTTCACGTGGTTCTCCTGCCCAAGGACGATTTGGAAACCCTAAAAAGATGGCTGAAGACTCAGCTGAGAGAAGAGCTGGAATTTAAGGTGAGACTCTTCTCATCGGTCTTCGGAGTAAAGTACAGAAAAATCTACATCCGCTTTCAGAAGACCAAGTGGGCAAGTTGCTCTGAGAAAGGAAATCTAAGCTTTAACCTGATGCTTATGGCATTACCCGAAGAACTCAGAGACTACATCATAATCCATGAGGTGGCCCACCTCAAGTTCCAAAAGCACTCTCGCAAGTTCTGGGAACTCGTAAGACAGTATTACCCCGACTACAAACATGCCCAGAAGGGACTCAGGGAGTACTGGCTTGCGCTTCAGTACAATAAAATCTGGAATAAACTGAGAGAAATTGCTTAAAGTTTTTATCCCCTTCCCTTCTTATTCCTCCGGTGAGCCGGATGGATGAAAAGCTCAAGGCCTGCAAAAACTGTCGCTGGTTCGGGCCGATTGACTCTTACTTCCTCACCTACGGGATGTGCAGGAAGCACATGAAGACCGTCCACATGAACTTCGTCTGCTCAGATTGGGAACCGTTATGGGGCTCAGAGGGGAAAGGACGAGAAGAGTAAGTACAAATGGCAGATTACTACCTCTTATACACCCTCACGTCCACGACAACGTGCCAGACTCCGGGGGCGTAGCGCTTGATTACCAGCTCCTTCAGCTTCTCCGCCTCGTAGCCATACTCTCTCGCTATTCTTCTGAAGGTCGCGAAGGGTTCCTCGGGCATCAGCCTCTCTGGAACAGTGTTGTGGTAGTGTATTATTGCCTCGTCCTTTGCTATGCTCAGGGCCTTGGGTATGAATTCGGCCGTTTTAACGACGTAACCCATCAGAATTCTGTCCGCGATGTTTTCCGCCGGGAAGTTGCGGTTGTCTATATTGTAGGGCGTGACCAAATCCTGGACTTCGTTGAGCCAGATGCTCTCGACCAGGAAGCGGAAGGTGTAGGGGTCCTTCTCGATGGCTATAACCCTGGCCCTTTTGTGGACCGCCATCGGGAGGCTCAAATGTCCGATTCCAGCGAACATGTCAACGACGAGCTCCCCCGGTTTGGCAACTTCCGCCATTCTCACGCGCTCCTTAACGTTCGCCGGGGAGAACATGATTCTTGCCACGTCGAGCTTGTACTTCACGCCGTTTTCAACGTGAACCGTTACAGTGTCATCACCGTAGAGAACCTCGTAGTCCGGCTTTCTCGTCTCGCCGTGGATGTGCCCCTTTCTGAGGACGGTCTTTACCCCGAGAACCTCCGCGTAAACCTCCGCTATTCTGCGCTTGTAGGGTTCGAGCTCCTTCCTCAGGGGTAGAATCAAAACGTCTCCTATCTGGACCCAGTGCTTGGGGAGTAAGCTGACCAGCTCAGGCGGAAGCTCTCTAGAAAGTATCTCCCTGATGAGGGGTTTTATGACCTGAGTTCTTTTGGCCCCCATTTTTGTCCCTTCGTCAAAAAGCGATAAGAAAGCCTTAAAAACTTAAAGGGAGGATTTAAGATGAGAACCATCGGAGGTTGATGACGAAGATGGAGGAGGAGCCCCCGAATAGTGGGCTGTTTTCAAGGCTCTTTGGTAGAAAGGAAGAGGCACTTCTTGAGCAGAAGCTGAGTGATGAGGCGTATGAAGACTATCGCAGGCTTTTGATGAGGGCACGACCCGAAGTTGAGGGGTCAAAGTTGACAATTAGACTCGCCGAAGGAATTGTTGAGCTCGACAAAGGCATCCTACGAGTCAAGGCTAAAGATAAAAAGTCAGCCGAGAAGATTTTGAGGAACCTGCACCACTACGAAGGTCCTCCGAGCATATGGCCGGCCTACGGGCTGAGCTACTCGATTAAGAGGAAGAGGCGTATGATTCTCTAACCAAACGGAAGCTTTAAATTCTTCCCTCTTTTAGTTTCCTCCGCGGATGACGACCCTTGCCCAGTCTGAACTGTGATGACGTCGGTATTAGCTGACGCAGGGGCGGGGAGGTTCTACCCATGAACCGCCCCTCTGGAGGGAAAGACCATGAGCAGTGAGGACAACGACGGATTCATCGAGTTCTACGCCAGCGAGGCCCTGACCTGCCCGAGGAGGATATACTTCAGGCTTAAAGGCTATCCCCAGAGGTGGCCCGAGAACATGAAAGTAAGGCTCAACCAAGGCGTTAAAACCCACAGAATTTTTGGGGATATTCTCAGAGAACGCTTCGGCTTCGAGCTTGAGAAACACCTGGTTCTGCGCTCAAGGAAGCTCGGCTTTGAAATCCACGGCAGGATTGACGCCTTTCGGGATTTTCCGATAGAGATTAAGGGAAAAACGAGCCTGCCGAAGGTTCCCTATGATTATCACATTGCCCAGCTCAACGTCTATTTAAGGTGGGCCGAAGCGGAGTATGGATACCTGTATTATATCAAACTCCACGACGAGCCGGCGAAGATAATAGGGAAGCTCGACATGTCCAGCTTCCCGGTTATTAAAGGGCCGAACTTCAGGGCTTTCGAGATTCCCTACGATGGAAAGCTATTCAAAGAGACGCTAAAGCATTTTTACTCCGTTAAAAAGGCCTACGAGAATGGAAAACCGCCCGATGGCTGGAGAAGCTATGCCTGTCGCTTTTGTCCCTACCGGTACCTCTGCTATCCGGGGGAGGAGTAGCTTAGTCCCGGGTTAATCATGAGAGTCAAACTGCCGGGCATTAGTTGGCGGAACCACCGGTTTTCTAACATGATGCAACAATCGGAGAAGTTAGAAGAACCCAACAAATGGTTCGGATATTGAGAATTGGAAGGGAAGAAAGAGAATCAGACGTGCCTGGCGTAGAGGGTCTTTCTGCCCTCGGCCTTTGCCCTCTTCACGGCTTTCTCGACGAGGGCCTTGATTTCCTCCTCAAGGGCGTCGTAGAACTCAGGGCTGACCCTCATCTCCGGGTCAATGCTCTTAACAAGTTCCTTAACCTTGGACTTAACTATCAGCTCGGCCATTTTACACACCTCCTTGTTGGCCTTTGAGGCCGTTCTTAGTTTGCCGTTCCCCTTTATAACCTTTCTCCTCGGAGAGTGTCCCATAGCGGGGAAAAGATTAAATTAACTTGAGGTTACCTGTTCTGAGGTGAGGTAATGAAAAGGCTCGCCCTAATCGACGGCGAGCACTATCCACCGGTAACGCGCTGGGCCATGGAGAAGCTCGGCAACGTATGCTGCGCCGTCTTCCTCGGGGGTAGTGAGAAGATAGGCTCACCCAAGCGACTTGAGGGGGAGCTGGGAGTCAAACTTTACCTCGACCGGGACCCGCTGAAGGCCCTTGAACTGGCCCTTCGCGAGAATAATGTTGATGAAGTCGTTGATTTGAGCGACGAGCCTGTCGTTGACTACGAAATTAGGTTCAGGATAGCGTCCCTCTGCCTGAGACACGGCGTGGTTTACAGGGGGGCGGATTTCGAGTTCAGGCCCGGGGAGCTGATAAAACCATCAAAGCCAACGATAAGTGTTCTCGGCCTCGGAAAGCGCGTCGGAAAGACCGCCATAGGAAGTTTTGTCGCGAGGGTTCTAAAGGAGAGATACCGCCCCGTCGTGGTTACGATGGGCAGGGGCGGTCCTGAAAAGCCCGAGCTAATAGACGGCGAAAGGGAAAAGCTGACACCGGAAAACCTACTCAAGCTGGCGGAGATGGGCAAGCATGCCGCCTCCGACCACTATGAAGATGCCCTCGTTGCAGGAGTCACGACGATTGGTTGCCGTCGCTGTGGTGGCGGTATGGCCGGCTTCCCCTTCTTCCACATCGTTCACGAGGGGATAAAACTCGCCGAAGGGCTTCCTCACGACATCATAATCGCCGAGGGAAGCGGGGCAACGATTCCACCGGTTTTGGCGGACGGCTACATCACAGTTCTGAGCGCACTCCAGAGGGAGGAAAACGTTAGGGGCTTTTTCGGGCCCTTCAGGATTGGGCTAGCTGACATAGCGGTAATCACGATGGCCGACTTAAACCCCGAACGGGCGGAGGCCTTCAAGGACTTGGTTGAGAGAATCAATCCTTCCGCGGATGTGCATCTCGTTGCCTTTAAACCCCGCCCCCTCGGGGATGTTTCGGGGAAGAGGGTTGCCCTCTTTATGACTTCCAGCCGGGCGCTCGACGGTGCCAGGGAGAAAATTGAGAGCCTGGGGGCAGAGGTGGTATTTACCAGCGGAAACCTCGCCAACAGGGCGGTTCTTTCGAAGGAACTCGCTGAACTTGAAGGAGTTTCATTTGATGCAGTTCTCGTCGAGCTCAAGGCGGCGGCCGTTGATACCGTGACGCGGTGGGCCCTCGAAAGGGGACTGGAGGTAATATACCTCGCCAGCGAGCCGGTAAACGTTGACGGAAAGAGCCTGAGGGATGCCGTTCTGGACCTGGCGGAGAGGGTGATGGGGGAATGATAATCGTCACCGACCCAGAGCGGAGGATTCAGTTGCCCTTCTCAAGGGGAATCCTCACGCGCTCGATAACCCTGGCCGGAGTTGACGTTGGTATAGCCTACATAATAGCCAGCGAGGTTCAGAAGGAGCTCGTTGGGAGGAAGAAACGGGTCGTGAGCACGGACGAGATACGGGAGCTCACCTACCGGAAGCTCCTCGAGCACGGGCTCAAGAAGGAGGCAGAACGCTACCTATTCTGGCGCGAGTTCAGGAGGAAGAAAATACCCCTTGTTGTGCTCCTTGGGGGAGTTACGGGCGTTGGGAAGTCCACGATAGCGACGGAACTGGCCTTCAGGCTCTCGATAAGAACCATAATCGGAACCGACACCGTCAGGGAGGTTATGAGGAAGATAATAGCGAGGGAACTCCTCCCGGATTTGCACGCGTCGTCCTTTCTGGCGTGGCGCGAGCTGAAGGCCAACAGCCTCATCGAGGGCTTTGAGAGCCAGGTAAGGCACGTCTCGGTAGGTGTTAAGGCAGTTCTTGACAGGGTTCAGCGGGAGGGCATGAACGCGATAATCGAGGGAATCCACCTCGTTCCGGGCTTTGTTGAGACGGGACAGAATGCATTCATGTACATCCTGACAGTAAGCGACAGAAAAGCCCTCGAGGCCCACTTCTACGAGCGCTCCCGCTACAGCAAGAGGCCGGCCGATTATTACATAGAGCATATCGACGAAATCCTCTGGCTTCAGGATTACATAGTCAGGAAAGCTAAAGAACACGGGGTCAAGGTCATAGAGAACATCGAACTCGAAAGGACGGTAAACGAGATAATGGAGGACCTCATGAAGCGCCTGCGCGAGGGCCTTTGAACTTCCAGACGCCGAGGAGCCTTCTGCTTCCCCACGTTGCCTGAACCTCGAAGGCTATGACCATGCAGGGGTAAACGTCTATCACGTTGAAGCTGTTGCCGAAGGGGTTCCTGTGGAGCTCCCAGCTGACGGAACCGGCGTTTATGATAACGGTGTTCTCGACCTTAACCGCGAAGGCGTTGCCACCGTGTCCCGTTAAAACAAGCTCGACTTCCCTCTCGGTCAAGAGCTTAAGCACGTCTCCAGCGTCCTCAAGAAAACCGCGCTCCCTGCTCCTTGGAATCGGGACGACGTTGTGGTGCATGAAAACGACCCGAAAGTTCTCGGCGTTCTCTATTTCCTCGGCGAGCTTTCTCTGGCCGAATCTTCCAACCACGCCTATTTCGGTTTCGTACTGTGGCGTCGAGACCGGAATGAACGTGAAGCCGTCGAAGGACATCTCTTCCGGCTCGCCGAAGTACTCCGGAAAGAGCTCGTAGCCGAGGTAGGTCATGTCACTATGACCCGGAACGACGAGCTTTGGAACTCTAATCTTCTCCCAGAAGGTCAAGGCGCGCTCGAAGTTCCTCTCGATTCCCATATCTACGACGTCGCCGTTGTGGATTACGATATCGGGCCTCAGCTTCTCGTTTATCAGGTTTATCACGTTTTCAAGGACCTTTTTCCTGAAGTAGACCCTGTCCGAGACCTTGCTCTCGCTGAGCTGGACGATTCTGAGCAACCTTTCTCCCCTCGGGACGAAGAGCTTCGGCCTAACCGCTCTGTGCTCGGCTTTAACCTCCTCTCCTGTAACGCGTCTTATCGTTACCTCAACCCTACCATCGTCGTGAATTGTGACGATGTTGTAGCTGTTGACGTCACCGCGCCTCGTCTTCCTGCAGGAGGTACAGCCCGCGTTGTCAACGACCAAATCCTCCACGCGGTAGACGTTGGGAACGTGCTTGTGACCGCAGAGGTACAGAGTTACATCGTTCCTGAGGAGCAAATCGAGGACGTCTCCCGCGTTAAACAGGACGTTTCTCTCCCTGCCGGTGTTGGGGAGTGGAACGAGGTGGTGGTGGGCTGAGACTATCTTTACCCTCCTGTCGGAGTACTCCTCAAGCTTTCTCTTCAGCCAGCGGAACTTGTGCTTTCCAATCCTGCCGTCGCTTAAATCCGGAATCGTCGAGTCCACCCAGATGAGAACGCCATCCTTGAACTCATAAACCCCGTTGAGGGGCCCTATGAAGGTCTCGAAGAGGTCGTAACCAACGTTTCTCACGTCGTGATTGCCGGGAACAACGATTAGGGGCTTCTGAATCTTCCTGAGCTCGTATTCGGCCCTCTCATACTCCTCCCTGAGGCCGTTGTTGGTCACGTCGCCGGTGTGCACGACGAAGTCGAAGTTGAGCCTGTTGATTTCGTTCGCTATTAAATCGTAGGCATAGCCCTTGTAGGCGCTCTCGCCGGTTATGTGGGTGTCGCTTATGTGGGCAATCCTTATCATGGCCATCACTCCGCCGCTATGGCCGTTTCGAGCTTCCTCCTGCTGGCGGTTAGCAGGTCGCTGAGGCTGAATATCCCGACTATCCTCCTGTTCTCGCTGACGAGCATGTGCTTTATCCCCTTCTTGGCCATTATGTCAAGAACCTCGCGGAGCGGGGTGTTTGCGTCAACTGTCACGAGCTCCCGCGTCATTATCTCCCTGACCGGGGTCGTGTTGGGCTTCCCAGGAATCACGACGCGCCTTATGACGTCCGTTTTTGTGAAAAAGCCAACGACCTCGTTTTCCTCCACCACAACGAGCGAACCTATGTCGAACTCCATCATTACCTCGCAGGCCCTTTTCACTGTATCGTCGGGGGAGACTCCGATAAGTTTCCTGGTCATGTAGACCCGAATCGGGGCGTTCTCGTCCATGCCATCACCCCAGGGAGAGGCGTTCGATTTTATCTGAATCAACCAGATACGCTGTGCTATTTGGAATCGTCTTCCAGTCTGCCCTGTGGTATAGCTCAAGCGTGGAACTAGCAACGGCGAAAACATCACCGTCGAGCTCAATGAGCCTCGCGTAGTCCCTGTGAAGGGGATTTTCCCAGTATTCCTTCGTCATGTAAGCCGTCATGAAGGCCCTCCAGCCTCCATCCGGGAAGAGAAAGAGGGTCGCGGTGTTGAAGGTCGTCCTTGTGAGGGACACCCCAAGGGAGTAGTGCCTCAAAAGTTCCCCCATCTCGGGCCTTTCTAGGGCCCTGCAGAGATAGGCGGAAAAAACGTAGCTGTCGGAAGAATCTCTTAGGTCGTTCCCTTCGAAGCCCGCCAGCCCTATTACTTTTTCCTTGTCGAGGTCGCCGTTGTGAAGGAACCAGAAGGAAAAGCCCCTCCTCGTCGAGAACGCGAAGGGTTGGACGTTGAAGAGACCGAGCGAGCCCTGAGAAGACGCTCTCGCGTGGGCTAGAAGAACGGCTTTCCCACCCTCTCCTAGTAGGCCCAGAAGTTTCGAGAATCCCCCTTCGTCTTCAAAGACGGCCTTTGATGAGCGGTAGTGATAAACCTCGCCGTCCCTCAGGAGAATGTAGCCCCAGCCGTCCGCGTGTTGCCTTTTACCGCTCCTTCTGGCCCTGTAGGGGTCGTTCTCGGCGGACTTCCTGAGGGCCTCGATTAAAGGCACAATCCTCTCCCCCGGTCCCCTCGCAAAGAGTATTCTGCACACGGTTTCCACCTTATGTGTCTAGGCCATCAAACCCCAAAAGCTTTTAGGTGGCCCGACGAAAGAGAAGCGGTGGGTTGATGGAGCGCGCGGTTCTCAACGTAATGTCCCGCATCGGCCAGCACAGAAAACTCTACGAAAGAAACGAGGAGGCGGTAAAGCAACACCTCATAGGCGAGATTATGACCGCCCTCGGCTGGGACTGGAGCAATCCCGAGGAGGTAAGGCCCGAGGAGAGGACAGAAGATGGAAGAGCC
It encodes:
- a CDS encoding restriction endonuclease subunit S; its protein translation is MTRFKKTPIGEIPEDWEVVELGDLLDLKNGKRPIFSEKGSIPVYGANGIMGYTDTPLVKKGKVLIIGRVGASGEVHLAEGPVWISDNAMYSSKIESKLVDIEYLGALLKYINLQKLATKNVHPLITKKILMPFKIPLPPLPEQRKIAEILRTVDEAIEKTDEAIERTERLKKGLMQRLLTRGIKHERFKKTELGEIPEEWQVVRLEEVAERRNETVKPDSIEEVPFVGLEHIEPGRIKLSQWGSSRNVKSLKSKFHCGDILYGKLRPYLDKAVIAEFNGICSTDIIVIRTKSSKTIPEYLIWIIHSKRFIEYAKKTMKGVNHPRTSWNSIKQFQLPLPPLEEQKQIAEILSTVDKKLELLRQRREKLERVKRGLMKDLLTGRRRVKHYGDQKI
- a CDS encoding type I restriction endonuclease subunit R encodes the protein MPAQTPEYLQCEKPILERLKEKGWTYRRGIEVLEDENEPLLISRLKNAIVRINGVSEREAEEAINLLKATPFGVEGSRRVLDYLKNGVPVKDEETAQPKRLMLIDYENLGNNEFLVANQVGYPFKTKIPDIVLYVNGIPLVIIECKKLNVSWKKAYEQIKSYEKEMPELFKYVQIGVAVGDKPVYFPIVPWLSSVPIYEWKGKSFDDLDNLVELLKPETILDVLRYFTFYRESGGAFTKVLPRYMQYRAVREIVNIAVGYARGETERNRGLIWHWQGSGKTLTMIFSAYKIKRLLGNPTIFFVVDRKELERQLSNELKAVGLSFEVIDSIEKLREVLTHADGKRGIFITLIHKFRAEDLNEVMENLRRKSRRRKTIMNRKDVVVLIDEGHRTQYGELASTMRSILKSASFFAFTGTPIAKKGRDTYATFGYKDRPYLDRYFITQSIEDGFTVKIAYQARLEEDVHLKRELLEAFLSSKLEEIPEEYRGRVEEKLKKRLNAIKVFLKNPKRIETIARDIAEHYKGSVEPFKAMVVAVDRESCVLYKRALDKYLPTEYTEVVMTFNRDDSDVIKEYQKELEERFPGKDMAEIRERIRKDFRNKSFPKILIVTDMLLTGFDAPILQTMYLDKPLKEHRLLQAIARTNRPFIKNGENVKPFGLIVDYVGIFKELKRALEIYDEADIEGATYSVEEIKKELRKKISKAMGYFDYLEPRRDRETIMNAVETLFRNNKGEEFGRLYREIRNYYKLLREDRDEFREAFKWLTEVYYAYRAKVDGVPPEVELKADEFFREALRFIHKTVDIGKIKADFPIIELDEEFLKKVMRERDKRKAFTNLLFSVRHYVNTHKGPLTEDLVEQVERIIEAWRHKKEEIEKLYGELLGIAGEIEKRSWEQKKLGLNELEYALLMVLKKHVKTNTNELIKGVRKLLKETEGLRFSRWREKTEIVSEVSRKIMLFIVREYKEECDDIIKTRNELLEVLKRWG
- a CDS encoding SprT family zinc-dependent metalloprotease, giving the protein MGIKYRVIRRNVKYPRIEISPLGDVKVIVPPNVNPEDLVGRKKGWIEKKLREIEEARMKFLPLSNKLLLDGEFYELIESEEFGVNPKFHVVLLPKDDLETLKRWLKTQLREELEFKVRLFSSVFGVKYRKIYIRFQKTKWASCSEKGNLSFNLMLMALPEELRDYIIIHEVAHLKFQKHSRKFWELVRQYYPDYKHAQKGLREYWLALQYNKIWNKLREIA
- a CDS encoding class I SAM-dependent methyltransferase family protein — its product is MGAKRTQVIKPLIREILSRELPPELVSLLPKHWVQIGDVLILPLRKELEPYKRRIAEVYAEVLGVKTVLRKGHIHGETRKPDYEVLYGDDTVTVHVENGVKYKLDVARIMFSPANVKERVRMAEVAKPGELVVDMFAGIGHLSLPMAVHKRARVIAIEKDPYTFRFLVESIWLNEVQDLVTPYNIDNRNFPAENIADRILMGYVVKTAEFIPKALSIAKDEAIIHYHNTVPERLMPEEPFATFRRIAREYGYEAEKLKELVIKRYAPGVWHVVVDVRVYKR
- the cas4 gene encoding CRISPR-associated protein Cas4, with product MSSEDNDGFIEFYASEALTCPRRIYFRLKGYPQRWPENMKVRLNQGVKTHRIFGDILRERFGFELEKHLVLRSRKLGFEIHGRIDAFRDFPIEIKGKTSLPKVPYDYHIAQLNVYLRWAEAEYGYLYYIKLHDEPAKIIGKLDMSSFPVIKGPNFRAFEIPYDGKLFKETLKHFYSVKKAYENGKPPDGWRSYACRFCPYRYLCYPGEE
- a CDS encoding histone-like protein — translated: MAELIVKSKVKELVKSIDPEMRVSPEFYDALEEEIKALVEKAVKRAKAEGRKTLYARHV
- a CDS encoding 2,3-diphosphoglycerate synthetase, with product MKRLALIDGEHYPPVTRWAMEKLGNVCCAVFLGGSEKIGSPKRLEGELGVKLYLDRDPLKALELALRENNVDEVVDLSDEPVVDYEIRFRIASLCLRHGVVYRGADFEFRPGELIKPSKPTISVLGLGKRVGKTAIGSFVARVLKERYRPVVVTMGRGGPEKPELIDGEREKLTPENLLKLAEMGKHAASDHYEDALVAGVTTIGCRRCGGGMAGFPFFHIVHEGIKLAEGLPHDIIIAEGSGATIPPVLADGYITVLSALQREENVRGFFGPFRIGLADIAVITMADLNPERAEAFKDLVERINPSADVHLVAFKPRPLGDVSGKRVALFMTSSRALDGAREKIESLGAEVVFTSGNLANRAVLSKELAELEGVSFDAVLVELKAAAVDTVTRWALERGLEVIYLASEPVNVDGKSLRDAVLDLAERVMGE